A part of Miscanthus floridulus cultivar M001 chromosome 6, ASM1932011v1, whole genome shotgun sequence genomic DNA contains:
- the LOC136456018 gene encoding receptor kinase-like protein Xa21 isoform X2 produces MGSSRFFLTLQLLLLSSFCSVRLSKPFTTAKTDFFALLSFKSLVSSDPLGILSSWNGSVHHCLCPGIKCGGRHSDRVVTALVLSSSRLSEELGQLSRLRNMNLPVNSLGGNIPSTLGNCTRLQDLNLRRNNLQGTIPNSLGLCKEIVYLLLNSNNLTGNIPPSLGNLTRLLLFRLDVNNLTGTIPDSLGQLQALETICLNENSISGEIPSSLYNISSMQVFQLAYNQFSGNLPSDIVANFPNLLALVVFANQLQGPIPNSLSKCSELHMIAVAYNKFTGPMPSSIGNLQNLETFESASNLLEATAPRQWNNFMDALTNCTGLQVLDLGDNQLQGFIPSSVGNLSSDLYFFSLQTNLISGNIPADIGKLTGLTRIQLSNMQLRGTIPQEIGRLWRLEMIDLANNTISGEIPPTFGNLTKMTRLFLQNNELVGSIPQELSSMQALESINLSTNNFLGNIPKEIMLPSLSLAMDLSHTTILVVHCR; encoded by the exons ATGGGAAGTTCTCGCTTCTTTCTCACCCTTCAACTCCTCCTTTTAAGCTCCTTTTGCTCAGTTCGTCTTTCCAAACCATTTACCACAGCCAAAACTGATTTTTTTGCACTTCTATCCTTCAAGTCCCTCGTATCAAGCGACCCACTTGGAATATTGTCGTCATGGAATGGTTCAGTGCACCACTGTCTCTGTCCTGGGATCAAGTGTGGCGGCCGCCATTCTGATAGGGTCGTCACTGCTCTCGTCCTAAGCTCCAGCCGTCTTTCAG AGGAGCTAGGGCAATTGAGCAGATTGCGCAACATGAATCTGCCTGTGAATTCCCTTGGTGGTAATATACCATCAACTCTCGGAAACTGCACCAGGCTACAGGACCTAAATTTGAGGCGAAATAATCTCCAAGGCACCATCCCTAACAGCCTTGGCTTGTGCAAAGAAATTGTTTACCTATTACTGAACTCTAATAACCTCACGGGTAACATCCCACCAAGCCTTGGTAATCTAACTAGGCTCCTACTGTTTCGTCTAGATGTCAATAATTTAACTGGCACTATCCCTGATTCTCTCGGCCAGCTCCAAGCCCTCGAAACCATTTGCCTTAATGAAAATAGTATTTCAGGTGAGATACCAAGTTCCTTGTACAATATTTCATCTATGCAGGTCTTCCAATTAGCTTACAACCAGTTCAGTGGAAATCTTCCTTCGGATATCGTCGCTAATTTCCCAAACTTGTTGGCACTTGTAGTATTTGCAAATCAACTACAAGGACCAATCCCGAATTCCTTATCCAAATGTTCGGAGTTACATATGATTGCAGTTGCATATAACAAGTTCACAGGTCCAATGCCTTCCAGCATAGGAAATTTACAAAACCTTGAGACTTTTGAGTCTGCATCAAATTTACTAGAGGCCACTGCACCTAGGCAATGGAATAATTTTATGGATGCACTAACAAATTGTACTGGTTTACAAGTATTGGACCTTGGAGATAATCAACTCCAAGGATTTATACCCAGTTCCGTAGGTAATCTTTCAAGCGATCTTTACTTTTTCAGTTTGCAAACTAATCTTATCTCTGGTAACATCCCTGCTGATATTGGGAAACTAACTGGCCTGACAAGAATTCAGCTGTCCAACATGCAACTTAGAGGCACTATCCCACAAGAAATTGGCAGACTTTGGAGACTTGAAATGATAGATCTAGCAAATAACACCATTTCAGGAGAAATTCCACCGACTTTTGGCAACCTTACCAAGATGACCCGTCTCTTCCTCCAAAACAATGAACTTGTAGGGAGTATACCACAGGAGCTAAGTTCGATGCAAGCCTTAGAATCAATCAACCTGTCAACTAACAATTTTTTAGGAAATATTCCAAAGGAAATTATGCTTCCCTCCCTTTCTCTAGCCATGGACTTGTCACACACAACCATCTTAGTGGTCCACTGCCGCTAG
- the LOC136456018 gene encoding receptor kinase-like protein Xa21 isoform X1 yields MGSSRFFLTLQLLLLSSFCSVRLSKPFTTAKTDFFALLSFKSLVSSDPLGILSSWNGSVHHCLCPGIKCGGRHSDRVVTALVLSSSRLSGQISPSLSNLSFLQELRLSDNHFTGIIPEELGQLSRLRNMNLPVNSLGGNIPSTLGNCTRLQDLNLRRNNLQGTIPNSLGLCKEIVYLLLNSNNLTGNIPPSLGNLTRLLLFRLDVNNLTGTIPDSLGQLQALETICLNENSISGEIPSSLYNISSMQVFQLAYNQFSGNLPSDIVANFPNLLALVVFANQLQGPIPNSLSKCSELHMIAVAYNKFTGPMPSSIGNLQNLETFESASNLLEATAPRQWNNFMDALTNCTGLQVLDLGDNQLQGFIPSSVGNLSSDLYFFSLQTNLISGNIPADIGKLTGLTRIQLSNMQLRGTIPQEIGRLWRLEMIDLANNTISGEIPPTFGNLTKMTRLFLQNNELVGSIPQELSSMQALESINLSTNNFLGNIPKEIMLPSLSLAMDLSHTTILVVHCR; encoded by the coding sequence ATGGGAAGTTCTCGCTTCTTTCTCACCCTTCAACTCCTCCTTTTAAGCTCCTTTTGCTCAGTTCGTCTTTCCAAACCATTTACCACAGCCAAAACTGATTTTTTTGCACTTCTATCCTTCAAGTCCCTCGTATCAAGCGACCCACTTGGAATATTGTCGTCATGGAATGGTTCAGTGCACCACTGTCTCTGTCCTGGGATCAAGTGTGGCGGCCGCCATTCTGATAGGGTCGTCACTGCTCTCGTCCTAAGCTCCAGCCGTCTTTCAGGTCAGATATCCCCATCTCTCTCGAACCTCTCCTTTCTTCAGGAGTTGAGGCTCTCTGACAACCACTTTACGGGAATCATCCCAGAGGAGCTAGGGCAATTGAGCAGATTGCGCAACATGAATCTGCCTGTGAATTCCCTTGGTGGTAATATACCATCAACTCTCGGAAACTGCACCAGGCTACAGGACCTAAATTTGAGGCGAAATAATCTCCAAGGCACCATCCCTAACAGCCTTGGCTTGTGCAAAGAAATTGTTTACCTATTACTGAACTCTAATAACCTCACGGGTAACATCCCACCAAGCCTTGGTAATCTAACTAGGCTCCTACTGTTTCGTCTAGATGTCAATAATTTAACTGGCACTATCCCTGATTCTCTCGGCCAGCTCCAAGCCCTCGAAACCATTTGCCTTAATGAAAATAGTATTTCAGGTGAGATACCAAGTTCCTTGTACAATATTTCATCTATGCAGGTCTTCCAATTAGCTTACAACCAGTTCAGTGGAAATCTTCCTTCGGATATCGTCGCTAATTTCCCAAACTTGTTGGCACTTGTAGTATTTGCAAATCAACTACAAGGACCAATCCCGAATTCCTTATCCAAATGTTCGGAGTTACATATGATTGCAGTTGCATATAACAAGTTCACAGGTCCAATGCCTTCCAGCATAGGAAATTTACAAAACCTTGAGACTTTTGAGTCTGCATCAAATTTACTAGAGGCCACTGCACCTAGGCAATGGAATAATTTTATGGATGCACTAACAAATTGTACTGGTTTACAAGTATTGGACCTTGGAGATAATCAACTCCAAGGATTTATACCCAGTTCCGTAGGTAATCTTTCAAGCGATCTTTACTTTTTCAGTTTGCAAACTAATCTTATCTCTGGTAACATCCCTGCTGATATTGGGAAACTAACTGGCCTGACAAGAATTCAGCTGTCCAACATGCAACTTAGAGGCACTATCCCACAAGAAATTGGCAGACTTTGGAGACTTGAAATGATAGATCTAGCAAATAACACCATTTCAGGAGAAATTCCACCGACTTTTGGCAACCTTACCAAGATGACCCGTCTCTTCCTCCAAAACAATGAACTTGTAGGGAGTATACCACAGGAGCTAAGTTCGATGCAAGCCTTAGAATCAATCAACCTGTCAACTAACAATTTTTTAGGAAATATTCCAAAGGAAATTATGCTTCCCTCCCTTTCTCTAGCCATGGACTTGTCACACACAACCATCTTAGTGGTCCACTGCCGCTAG
- the LOC136460594 gene encoding probable LRR receptor-like serine/threonine-protein kinase At3g47570: MNNVQKIILSNNKLFGDIPSTIDGCQILQTLYLDRNMFQGSFPSSFSNMKALLDLNLSHNNFSGPVPQFNDQMELQHLDISFNNFEGKLPIGGVFKNITAVDVRAILFFAIRYHRRPKKNPASIMNLKFEHKKVSYNDIFKATVGFSSVNLIGKGTFGTVYKATMTFENQPIIVATKVIDLEQHGATESFFRECEALRNIRHRNLVKVLSSCSSTDHNGNDFKALIFEFMPNGSLETWLHTRACTDNRSLEALRLIKRMDIAIEVATALDYLHHHGTVPIVHCDLKPSNVLLDEEMTAHIGDFGLAKFLVQEESTAFKATSDKDKEVFERFESLERKMSDFGKEENQTMAVV; the protein is encoded by the exons ATGAACAATGTACAAAAGATTATCTTATCAAATAACAAATTATTCGGTGACATTCCAAGCACCATCGATGGGTGCCAGATATTACAGACACTCTATCTTGACAGAAACATGTTTCAGGGTTCTTTCCCTTCATCCTTCAGCAACATGAAAGCACTGCTGGACCTTAATCTGTCCCATAACAATTTTTCTGGTCCAGTGCCACAATTCAACGATCAGATGGAGCTCCAACATCTGGATATTTCTTTTAACAATTTCGAGGGGAAACTACCCATAGGAGGAGTGTTCAAAAACATTACTGCAGTGGATGTAAGAG CCATATTGTTCTTTGCTATTCGATACCATAGAAGGCCAAAAAAGAATCCAGCCTCCATTATGAACTTGAAATTTGAGCATAAGAAGGTGTCGTACAATGACATATTCAAGGCAACCGTGGGTTTCTCCTCGGTTAACCTGATTGGAAAAGGCACATTCGGAACTGTGTACAAAGCCACCATGACATTTGAGAATCAGCCAATAATTGTTGCCACAAAGGTAATAGATCTAGAACAACATGGTGCTACTGAATCATTCTTCAGAGAATGTGAAGCATTGAGAAATATTCGCCACCGTAACCTTGTTAAAGTCCTCAGTTCATGCTCTAGTACAGATCACAATGGTAACGATTTCAAGGCTCTAATTTTCGAGTTCATGCCAAATGGTAGTTTGGAGACATGGTtacatactagagcatgtactgATAATAGATCATTGGAAGCTCTGAGGCTAATCAAGAGGATGGACATAGCTATTGAAGTTGCCACAGCACTAGACTACCTCCACCATCACGGAACTGTGCCAATTGTCCACTGTGATTTGAAGCCTAGTAATGTCCTTTTGGATGAGGAAATGACTGCACATATTGGTGATTTTGGATTAGCAAAATTTTTGGTTCAAGAAG AAAGCACTGCCTTTAAAGCCACTTCAGATAAGGACAAGGAGGTATTTGAACGGTTCGAGAGTTTGGAACGTAAAATGTCTGATTTTGGCAAAGAGGAAAATCAGACTATGGCAGTAGTATAA